One genomic segment of Synechocystis sp. LKSZ1 includes these proteins:
- the petE gene encoding plastocyanin, with protein MSKKLGLLLASLLLVVTSFFLSVNPAAADTVKIKMGGDGGTLQFDPPTVTIKAGDTVQWVNNKLSPHNVVFEGADSAKLSHKGLVFSPGESFESTFAEAGEYTYYCEPHRGAGMVGKVIVQ; from the coding sequence ATGTCTAAAAAACTGGGATTACTACTAGCTAGTCTGCTCCTCGTGGTCACGAGCTTTTTCCTCTCTGTCAATCCTGCCGCCGCTGATACCGTCAAGATCAAAATGGGTGGCGATGGTGGCACCCTCCAATTCGACCCTCCCACCGTTACCATCAAAGCCGGCGACACCGTCCAATGGGTTAACAACAAACTCTCTCCCCACAACGTTGTCTTTGAAGGGGCCGATTCCGCCAAACTCTCCCACAAGGGCCTCGTCTTCTCCCCCGGTGAATCCTTTGAATCTACCTTTGCGGAAGCTGGAGAATACACCTACTATTGCGAACCCCACCGGGGTGCTGGCATGGTGGGCAAAGTGATTGTCCAATAA